The Enteractinococcus fodinae genome has a segment encoding these proteins:
- the gcvH gene encoding glycine cleavage system protein GcvH has product MSVVKPDLRYSAEHEWLNDEDPVRIGITDYAADQLGDVVFAELPEVGDTVTAGEVCGELESTKSVSELYSPVTGTVVETNEDVIQNPERINEDPYGAGWLFTVDVSEEGEILTPEQYAEQTGGTVE; this is encoded by the coding sequence ATGTCAGTAGTTAAACCCGACCTCCGTTACTCCGCCGAACACGAATGGCTCAATGACGAAGACCCCGTCCGCATCGGGATCACCGACTATGCAGCCGACCAATTGGGTGATGTGGTGTTCGCTGAGCTACCAGAAGTCGGCGACACTGTCACCGCCGGCGAAGTCTGCGGCGAACTGGAATCCACCAAATCCGTCTCGGAGCTCTACTCACCGGTCACCGGTACCGTGGTCGAAACCAACGAAGATGTCATCCAAAACCCAGAACGCATCAACGAAGACCCCTATGGTGCCGGGTGGTTATTCACCGTGGACGTTTCTGAAGAAGGCGAAATTCTCACTCCCGAGCAATACGCCGAACAAACCGGTGGCACCGTAGAGTAA
- the gcvT gene encoding glycine cleavage system aminomethyltransferase GcvT, whose protein sequence is MTLKTTPLFDAHEKLGASFTDFNGWNMPLKYTSEMTEHKAVRESVGIFDLSHMGEIFVTGPDAVTGLNTALAGDFSKMTVGRAKYTVMLTEDGTILDDLIVYRLGEDRYLMVPNAGNAQAVSEAVATRTAGMNVEITDATADLALVGIQGPKAADVVAALGDDFAEAAGSLKNYRVTEVTVNGSDWIVARTGYTGEDGFEIITPNERISQLWDQIFGLDIDVDITPCGLASRDSLRLEAGMPLYGNELSTQRTPFDAGMGRIVSFDKPENFVGRSALEPLRDQTPDQVLVGLTSGQRRAARSGADITLDGQTIGTVTSGIPSPTLGKPVALGYIDAAHADPDTEVEVDVRGKALPFTITKPPFYTR, encoded by the coding sequence ATGACACTGAAAACCACTCCATTGTTTGACGCTCACGAAAAACTGGGCGCAAGCTTCACCGATTTCAACGGCTGGAACATGCCGCTGAAATACACCTCCGAAATGACCGAGCATAAAGCAGTGCGAGAGTCGGTGGGCATCTTCGACCTGTCGCACATGGGAGAAATCTTTGTGACCGGCCCGGATGCGGTCACCGGACTGAACACCGCGCTGGCCGGGGACTTTTCCAAGATGACCGTTGGTCGAGCCAAATACACGGTCATGCTCACGGAGGACGGCACCATCTTGGACGATTTGATCGTCTATCGGCTAGGTGAAGACCGGTACCTGATGGTTCCCAATGCGGGGAATGCACAGGCCGTCTCCGAAGCGGTAGCGACTCGGACCGCAGGGATGAATGTGGAAATCACGGATGCCACGGCTGATTTAGCACTCGTAGGGATCCAGGGTCCAAAAGCCGCCGACGTAGTCGCGGCCCTGGGAGACGACTTTGCCGAAGCCGCCGGCTCGTTAAAGAACTATCGTGTCACTGAGGTCACCGTCAACGGCAGCGACTGGATCGTCGCCCGCACCGGGTACACCGGCGAAGACGGTTTTGAGATCATTACCCCCAATGAGCGGATCAGCCAACTCTGGGACCAGATCTTTGGCCTCGACATCGATGTGGACATCACCCCGTGTGGACTGGCCAGCCGGGACTCGCTGCGCTTAGAAGCCGGGATGCCGCTATACGGCAATGAACTGTCTACGCAGCGCACCCCCTTTGACGCCGGCATGGGACGCATTGTCTCCTTTGATAAGCCCGAGAACTTTGTGGGCCGTTCCGCACTGGAACCACTGCGGGACCAGACTCCCGACCAGGTGCTGGTGGGTTTGACTAGCGGCCAACGTCGCGCCGCTCGCAGCGGGGCCGACATCACGCTGGATGGCCAAACAATCGGAACCGTTACCTCCGGGATTCCCTCGCCCACGCTGGGCAAACCAGTCGCGCTGGGGTATATCGATGCTGCACACGCAGACCCCGACACCGAAGTCGAGGTCGATGTGCGCGGCAAAGCCCTACCGTTTACTATTACCAAACCGCCGTTCTACACTCGCTAA
- the guaB gene encoding IMP dehydrogenase — protein MTDHTSGPSSEPVNTAHDPFGFVGLTYDDVLLLPNMTDVIPADANVSTQLTKRIRINVPIISAAMDTVTEAPLAIAMARYGGMGVIHRNLSVQDQASEVDKVKRNESGMITDPVTISPEATLAEWDQLCGRYRISGLPVVDSDGVLLGIITNRDTRFVPRAEYETTPVHEIMTKMPLITAPFNVERDEVKRLLQQHRIEKLPLVDRDNKLEGLITVKDFDKAEEFPNAAKDDEGRLLVGGAVGFFGDGYERAMTMVDAGVDVLVVDTANGHTQGVLDMVAKLKSDPAADHVDVIGGQAATYQGAKALVDAGVDAVKVGVGPGSICTTRVVAGVGVPQVTAIYEAAKAAIPAGVPVIADGGLQHSGDIGKALVAGANSVMLGSLLAGTAESPGDLVFYNGKQFKTYRGMGSLGAMQTRDGSRSYSKDRYFQADVPEDEKLIPEGIEGQVPYRGPLGAVLHQLEGGLRQTMFYTGAPDIETLQREGRFVRITAAGLKESHPHDIMMTVEAPNYRA, from the coding sequence GTGACCGACCACACTTCCGGGCCATCATCCGAACCTGTCAACACCGCCCACGACCCATTTGGGTTCGTAGGGCTGACCTATGATGACGTCCTGTTGCTACCCAACATGACCGACGTCATTCCCGCCGATGCGAACGTCTCCACGCAGCTGACCAAACGCATCCGCATCAACGTTCCCATCATCTCCGCGGCCATGGATACCGTGACCGAAGCGCCGCTGGCGATCGCTATGGCCCGCTACGGTGGGATGGGTGTCATCCACCGCAACCTGTCGGTCCAAGACCAGGCCTCGGAAGTCGACAAGGTCAAACGCAACGAATCCGGCATGATCACCGACCCGGTCACCATTTCCCCGGAAGCCACCCTTGCCGAATGGGACCAGTTGTGCGGCCGCTACCGCATTTCTGGGCTGCCCGTCGTGGATTCAGATGGCGTGTTGCTGGGCATCATCACCAACCGTGACACCCGGTTTGTGCCGCGTGCCGAATACGAAACCACACCGGTCCACGAGATTATGACGAAGATGCCGCTGATCACCGCTCCGTTCAATGTGGAGCGCGACGAGGTCAAGCGCCTTTTGCAGCAGCACCGCATCGAAAAACTGCCACTGGTTGATCGGGACAACAAACTCGAAGGCCTCATCACGGTCAAAGACTTCGACAAGGCCGAAGAATTCCCCAACGCAGCAAAAGACGATGAAGGCCGCCTGCTGGTCGGTGGCGCCGTAGGTTTCTTCGGCGACGGCTATGAACGCGCCATGACCATGGTCGATGCCGGCGTCGACGTGCTCGTCGTAGATACCGCCAACGGTCACACCCAGGGTGTGCTCGATATGGTCGCCAAACTCAAATCCGATCCAGCGGCCGACCACGTCGATGTCATCGGCGGTCAGGCCGCAACCTACCAGGGTGCCAAAGCCCTCGTGGATGCTGGCGTCGATGCCGTGAAAGTCGGCGTCGGCCCAGGTTCGATCTGCACCACCCGCGTCGTCGCAGGCGTCGGCGTTCCCCAGGTCACCGCGATCTATGAAGCAGCCAAAGCCGCTATCCCGGCCGGGGTGCCAGTGATCGCGGATGGCGGTTTGCAACACTCCGGTGACATCGGCAAAGCCCTGGTGGCCGGTGCGAACTCCGTTATGCTGGGCTCGCTGCTGGCCGGCACCGCAGAATCACCCGGTGACCTCGTGTTTTACAATGGGAAACAATTCAAGACCTATCGCGGTATGGGGTCCCTGGGTGCGATGCAAACTCGCGACGGCTCCCGGTCGTATTCCAAAGACCGTTACTTCCAGGCCGATGTGCCAGAAGACGAAAAACTCATCCCCGAAGGCATTGAAGGTCAAGTGCCATATCGCGGCCCACTGGGTGCTGTGCTGCACCAGTTGGAAGGCGGTCTGCGTCAGACCATGTTCTACACGGGTGCCCCAGATATCGAAACCCTGCAGCGCGAGGGCCGGTTTGTTCGCATCACCGCCGCGGGGCTGAAAGAGTCGCATCCGCATGACATCATGATGACGGTCGAAGCACCAAACTACCGCGCCTAA